One Sphingomonas sp. FARSPH DNA segment encodes these proteins:
- a CDS encoding cell division protein ZapA has protein sequence MAQVTLDIGGRQHTIACRDGEEAHLTALGRMVGERWPAGLRAAGNIPGERAMLFVALMLADALEESQNRAPEGAAVSEGALARIADRLEALADALEQTPPSA, from the coding sequence ATGGCGCAGGTCACGCTCGACATCGGCGGTCGCCAGCACACGATCGCCTGCCGCGACGGCGAGGAAGCGCATCTGACCGCGCTCGGCCGGATGGTCGGCGAACGCTGGCCCGCGGGCCTGCGCGCGGCGGGCAATATCCCGGGCGAGCGCGCGATGCTGTTCGTCGCGCTGATGCTCGCCGACGCGCTCGAAGAAAGCCAGAATCGCGCGCCGGAGGGCGCCGCGGTCAGCGAGGGCGCGCTCGCCCGTATCGCCGATCGACTCGAAGCGCTCGCGGATGCCCTTGAGCAGACGCCGCCGAGCGCCTAG